Proteins encoded by one window of Lactobacillus sp. ESL0684:
- a CDS encoding NUDIX hydrolase produces the protein MDLKETEISAKQIFKGRIVDLSVRTVNLPNGVTTTREVVEHQPAAAVLAVNDQQKMLLVEQWREPIKQLTLEIPAGLVDATDASPLDAMKRELNEEGGYRADYWEKITEFYSSPGFSSEQLHLFYCDTLTKLAEKRPLDDDEFLTSHWYDLAQLKQLFAQGKIVDLKTLYAMSLWENMLLTGTDVKGKND, from the coding sequence ATGGACTTAAAAGAAACAGAAATTTCTGCAAAACAAATCTTTAAGGGGCGAATTGTTGATCTTTCAGTTAGGACAGTTAATTTGCCAAATGGTGTCACTACTACAAGAGAAGTGGTTGAACATCAACCAGCCGCTGCTGTTCTTGCTGTTAATGACCAGCAGAAAATGCTATTAGTTGAGCAGTGGCGTGAACCGATTAAGCAATTGACTTTAGAAATTCCTGCTGGTTTAGTTGACGCTACGGATGCTAGTCCACTAGATGCGATGAAGCGTGAATTAAACGAGGAAGGCGGCTACCGGGCAGATTATTGGGAAAAAATCACTGAATTTTATTCTTCTCCTGGCTTTTCTAGTGAGCAGCTGCATTTGTTTTATTGTGATACTTTAACTAAATTAGCTGAGAAACGTCCGTTGGATGACGACGAGTTTTTAACTAGTCATTGGTATGATTTGGCGCAGCTAAAGCAGCTGTTTGCGCAAGGGAAAATCGTTGATCTAAAAACATTGTATGCGATGAGTCTCTGGGAAAATATGCTGTTG
- a CDS encoding cold shock domain-containing protein yields MRLGTVKQFDQGSSFGFIEDQENHKAYFVFYTAIKEAGYRRLQVGQKVKYQLAQGKNGLQCVNVYLAESQESE; encoded by the coding sequence ATGCGACTAGGTACAGTAAAGCAATTTGACCAAGGCAGTAGTTTTGGATTTATTGAAGATCAAGAAAATCATAAGGCCTATTTTGTCTTTTATACTGCGATTAAAGAGGCCGGCTATCGGCGTTTGCAAGTTGGCCAAAAAGTAAAATACCAACTTGCCCAAGGCAAAAACGGTTTACAATGTGTCAATGTTTATTTGGCTGAGTCACAGGAAAGTGAATAA
- the ileS gene encoding isoleucine--tRNA ligase translates to MKVKDTLNLGKTKFKMRGNLPVREVQWQKEWEENNLYEQRLKLNEGKPRFDLHDGPPFANGNIHMGHAMNKISKDIIVRFKNMNGYYAPYVPGWDTHGLPIEQQLAKQGVNRKTMSRAEYRKLCEEYARKEIEKQKADFKRLGVMGDWDHPYITLQPEYEAEEIRVFGKMYEKGYIYKGKRPVYWSPSSESTLAEAEVEYHDIKSPSIYVAFPVKDGKGLLDAKDTYFLIWTTTPWTIPSNQGITVNPKFDYSVVKVGDKRYVVGTDALESVAKDLDWTDYQVVQHLKGTQMDRMVAKHPLYDQDSLLMNALHVTADDGTGLVHTASGFGEDDCNVAQKYGLPVFSPMDDKGCFTEEIPDPDLVGMFYNDANKVVSEKLKKSGNLLKLSFFTHSYPHDWRTKKPVIYRATTQWFASIDKCRDQILDQIDQVDFVPSWGKLRLHNMIKDRGDWVISRQRVWGVPLPIFYAEDGTAIVTPETIEHVAELFAKEGSNAWYTHPVEELLPADFTSEHSPNGKFTKENDILDVWFDSGSSHKSVMDHRPGLHYPADLYLEGSDQYRGWFNSSLITSVATTGKAPYKGILSQGFVLDNKGHKMSKSLGNIIAPNDVIKKMGAEIIRLWVASVDATSDVAVSNEILQQTSESYRKIRNTFRYMLANTTDFDPNKNRVAYEKLTPVDQYLEVRLNDLVESCLADYEKYDFNAVYKKVFAFIANDLSAFYLDFAKDVLYIESKDGQARRSMQTVIYDATVKIAKILTPILPHTMEEIWSFLKEKEDYIQLSDMPEVEQYANHDEVLANWKQFMNLRDDVLKALELARDQKLIGKSFEAAVTIYPTKETRAVLDTLDANFRQILIVSKLTIADGDAPADAEKLPNAAIKVEKATGEVCPRCRMVRSDIGVDQSLPMLCGRCATIVKEDYPEVVQEGLED, encoded by the coding sequence ATGAAAGTAAAAGATACGCTCAACTTGGGCAAAACAAAATTTAAAATGAGAGGTAATCTACCTGTTCGCGAAGTACAATGGCAAAAAGAATGGGAAGAAAATAACTTATATGAACAAAGATTAAAACTAAATGAGGGTAAGCCACGTTTTGATCTGCATGACGGTCCTCCATTTGCTAATGGTAATATTCATATGGGGCATGCAATGAACAAAATTTCTAAGGATATTATTGTTCGCTTCAAAAATATGAACGGCTATTATGCACCATATGTACCAGGTTGGGATACTCATGGTCTACCAATTGAGCAACAGCTTGCCAAGCAAGGTGTTAATCGTAAGACGATGAGTCGTGCTGAATATCGTAAACTTTGTGAAGAATATGCCAGAAAAGAAATTGAAAAGCAAAAGGCTGATTTCAAGCGTTTAGGAGTAATGGGCGACTGGGATCATCCGTATATTACTTTGCAACCAGAATATGAAGCAGAAGAAATTCGTGTTTTTGGTAAAATGTATGAAAAAGGCTATATTTACAAGGGGAAACGACCAGTTTATTGGTCACCATCAAGCGAATCAACATTAGCAGAAGCAGAGGTAGAATATCATGATATTAAATCACCTTCAATTTATGTTGCATTTCCAGTTAAAGATGGTAAAGGTCTGTTAGATGCAAAAGATACTTACTTTTTAATTTGGACTACAACTCCGTGGACTATTCCATCAAATCAAGGAATTACTGTTAATCCAAAGTTTGATTACTCGGTAGTTAAAGTTGGCGATAAGCGTTATGTAGTTGGTACAGACGCTTTGGAATCTGTGGCAAAGGACTTGGATTGGACAGACTACCAAGTTGTGCAGCATCTCAAAGGTACGCAAATGGATCGAATGGTAGCAAAGCACCCGTTATATGATCAAGATTCGTTGCTAATGAATGCTTTGCACGTTACCGCAGATGACGGTACTGGATTAGTTCATACTGCGTCTGGATTTGGTGAGGATGACTGTAATGTTGCTCAAAAGTACGGTCTTCCTGTCTTTAGTCCAATGGATGATAAGGGTTGCTTCACTGAAGAAATTCCTGATCCAGACCTAGTTGGCATGTTTTACAATGATGCTAATAAAGTGGTTAGTGAAAAATTAAAAAAATCTGGTAATTTACTAAAATTGAGTTTCTTTACGCACTCTTATCCACATGATTGGCGGACTAAAAAACCAGTTATTTATCGTGCTACTACTCAATGGTTTGCCTCTATTGATAAGTGTCGTGATCAAATCTTGGATCAAATTGATCAAGTTGATTTTGTGCCTTCTTGGGGTAAATTACGCTTACATAATATGATTAAAGATCGCGGGGACTGGGTCATTTCTCGTCAGCGAGTTTGGGGTGTTCCACTACCAATTTTTTATGCTGAAGATGGCACTGCAATTGTTACTCCAGAGACCATTGAGCATGTTGCGGAACTTTTTGCTAAAGAGGGATCTAATGCATGGTATACTCATCCAGTTGAAGAATTATTACCGGCTGATTTTACTTCTGAACATTCGCCAAATGGTAAGTTTACCAAGGAAAATGATATTTTAGATGTCTGGTTTGATTCTGGGTCTTCTCACAAGTCCGTTATGGATCATCGCCCTGGTTTGCATTATCCAGCCGATCTTTATCTTGAAGGTAGTGACCAATATCGTGGTTGGTTTAACTCTAGCCTGATTACCTCAGTTGCTACTACTGGCAAAGCACCTTACAAAGGAATTTTATCGCAAGGATTTGTGCTAGATAACAAAGGACATAAGATGTCGAAATCGCTAGGCAACATAATTGCTCCTAATGATGTAATTAAGAAAATGGGTGCGGAAATTATTCGCTTGTGGGTAGCTTCAGTTGATGCCACTTCTGATGTCGCTGTTTCAAATGAGATTCTGCAACAAACATCTGAAAGTTACCGTAAGATTAGAAATACTTTCCGCTATATGCTGGCTAATACGACTGATTTTGATCCAAATAAGAATCGAGTTGCATATGAAAAACTCACTCCTGTTGATCAATATCTAGAAGTTCGGTTAAATGACTTGGTTGAGAGTTGTTTAGCTGATTATGAGAAATACGACTTTAATGCTGTTTATAAGAAGGTCTTTGCCTTTATTGCTAATGACTTATCAGCCTTTTATTTGGACTTTGCTAAAGATGTTTTGTACATTGAGAGTAAAGATGGTCAGGCTAGACGCTCAATGCAGACAGTTATCTATGATGCAACAGTTAAAATCGCGAAAATTCTGACGCCAATTTTGCCACATACTATGGAAGAAATTTGGTCATTCTTGAAAGAAAAAGAAGATTATATTCAACTATCCGATATGCCAGAGGTTGAGCAATACGCTAATCATGATGAGGTTTTGGCTAATTGGAAGCAGTTTATGAACCTGCGTGATGATGTTCTTAAAGCCTTGGAGCTGGCTCGTGATCAAAAATTAATCGGTAAATCATTTGAAGCAGCTGTAACTATTTATCCTACTAAAGAAACTAGGGCAGTTCTTGATACTTTAGATGCTAACTTTAGACAAATTCTGATTGTTTCAAAATTAACGATTGCTGATGGTGATGCACCAGCTGATGCAGAAAAACTACCAAACGCAGCTATTAAGGTTGAAAAAGCAACTGGTGAGGTTTGTCCACGTTGTCGGATGGTTAGATCTGATATTGGGGTTGATCAAAGTTTGCCAATGCTTTGTGGACGGTGTGCTACAATTGTTAAAGAAGATTATCCTGAAGTAGTTCAAGAAGGATTAGAAGATTAA
- a CDS encoding DivIVA domain-containing protein yields MDIHNQDFKKRGLNGYDRREVDSFLDQVVEDYGNALDQMVDLKNEVVNLQQQVKDARQQAEQAKAEADTAKQNEQAAKQTIVGAQKRAQEIINEATEQAKVDANYQRQQEATIRADYERLKKEVSGYRSHIQDLLQIAIDNLNDEKWQKALDKYFDTERFYPPDGSEPITLADDDDEEDLDNEDEDEVDFGEEDIDEADDLDDLDEPQPLAGDSLNHETISQSEITPTNNGSEPTIVFPDDYKDHK; encoded by the coding sequence ATGGATATTCATAATCAAGACTTTAAAAAGCGGGGGCTTAATGGCTATGATCGCCGTGAAGTTGATAGTTTTTTGGATCAAGTGGTTGAAGATTATGGTAATGCTTTGGACCAAATGGTTGATTTAAAAAATGAAGTTGTCAATTTACAACAACAAGTCAAAGATGCACGCCAGCAAGCCGAGCAAGCAAAGGCCGAGGCGGATACAGCTAAACAAAATGAACAAGCTGCTAAACAGACAATTGTTGGAGCACAAAAACGAGCACAGGAAATTATTAATGAGGCCACTGAACAGGCGAAAGTTGATGCTAATTATCAGCGTCAACAAGAAGCAACGATCAGGGCTGATTATGAACGTTTAAAAAAGGAAGTATCCGGTTATCGTAGTCATATTCAAGATTTACTGCAGATTGCAATTGATAATTTAAATGATGAAAAATGGCAAAAGGCTTTAGATAAATACTTTGATACTGAGCGTTTTTATCCACCAGATGGTTCTGAACCAATCACTTTAGCAGATGACGATGATGAAGAAGACCTTGACAATGAAGATGAAGATGAAGTAGACTTTGGTGAGGAGGATATTGATGAAGCTGATGATCTTGATGACTTAGATGAGCCTCAGCCATTGGCTGGAGATAGTCTAAATCATGAGACAATTAGTCAGTCAGAAATCACCCCTACAAACAATGGCTCTGAGCCAACAATTGTTTTTCCAGATGATTATAAAGATCATAAATAA
- a CDS encoding YlmH/Sll1252 family protein, which yields MEKRQASSFYAYFEPEEKSTIDQMVGFFNRVVYRHQPILTDFLDPGQRNILKTVVGKDLVVQEFGGYQNAEKKRVWISLDWQELALEDFLVTPCEVNYPSKFAKLNHSAILGSLANSGVEVDTFGDIITDGNGRWQFFVKTTLLNFFTEQITRIGRNQVRILPIDQKDVLIPEDDSREATIIVASLRLDAVLAGLSNQSRGQVKAAITQRNVKLNWHVVQDSNIIVKVADIFSLRHFGRSEIVNIVTTKKGKYRVVLKLWQTKKNK from the coding sequence ATTGAGAAAAGACAAGCAAGTAGTTTTTATGCATATTTTGAGCCTGAAGAAAAATCGACTATCGATCAAATGGTCGGTTTTTTTAATAGGGTAGTCTATCGTCACCAGCCTATCCTGACTGATTTTTTAGATCCTGGTCAAAGAAATATCCTGAAAACTGTTGTTGGTAAGGATTTAGTTGTGCAAGAATTTGGTGGTTATCAAAATGCTGAAAAAAAGCGTGTTTGGATTAGTTTAGATTGGCAAGAACTAGCCTTAGAGGATTTTTTGGTTACTCCTTGTGAAGTTAATTATCCAAGTAAGTTTGCCAAGTTAAATCATAGTGCAATTTTAGGTAGTTTGGCTAATTCAGGAGTTGAAGTAGATACTTTTGGTGATATCATTACTGATGGCAATGGTAGGTGGCAGTTTTTTGTAAAAACTACGTTACTAAATTTCTTTACTGAACAGATTACACGTATTGGCCGCAATCAAGTTAGAATTCTCCCAATTGATCAAAAAGATGTTTTAATACCAGAAGATGATAGTCGCGAGGCTACAATTATTGTAGCATCATTGAGATTAGATGCAGTTTTAGCTGGACTCAGTAATCAAAGTCGTGGCCAAGTAAAAGCTGCAATTACGCAGAGAAATGTTAAATTAAATTGGCATGTAGTTCAAGATTCTAATATAATAGTAAAAGTAGCGGATATTTTCAGTTTAAGACACTTTGGTAGAAGTGAAATTGTCAATATTGTTACAACCAAAAAAGGAAAATATAGGGTGGTGCTGAAACTGTGGCAAACGAAGAAAAACAAGTAA
- a CDS encoding YggT family protein: protein MWQVFFYILNALKWLIWLYSLIMVFDAIMSWIPFLRDSAVGRLFDKLIDPYLRIFRKGPIQRFSYSTGLDLSFLIGLLLLYFVQDYAINWLVNILFRLFS from the coding sequence ATGTGGCAGGTATTCTTTTATATTTTAAATGCACTAAAATGGCTTATTTGGCTGTATAGTCTTATTATGGTTTTTGATGCAATTATGAGCTGGATACCGTTTCTAAGAGATTCTGCTGTGGGTAGATTGTTTGATAAATTGATCGATCCATATTTAAGAATCTTTCGCAAAGGACCAATTCAACGTTTTTCTTATTCAACTGGGTTAGATTTATCCTTTCTAATTGGCTTATTGTTGTTATATTTTGTACAAGATTATGCAATTAATTGGCTGGTAAATATCTTGTTTAGGTTGTTTTCATGA
- a CDS encoding cell division protein SepF has protein sequence MSFNKIGKFFGISDEDEEMYDSEDYIDDQQNETENTVPLGAIDRDKVVSIKSGADSVKSKIVLYEPRVYSDAKDVAQNLLNNKAVIINFSRMDDASARRIVDFITGTVYALSGEIQRVGDKIFLATPPKFVTNGKISDLVDKKDNLS, from the coding sequence ATGTCGTTTAATAAAATAGGTAAATTTTTCGGCATTTCTGATGAAGATGAAGAAATGTATGATAGCGAAGACTATATTGATGATCAACAAAATGAAACCGAAAATACTGTCCCACTCGGTGCGATAGATCGAGATAAAGTTGTTTCGATTAAGTCAGGTGCAGATTCGGTTAAGAGTAAGATAGTCTTGTATGAACCGCGAGTTTATTCAGATGCTAAAGATGTTGCTCAAAACTTGTTAAATAATAAGGCTGTGATCATTAATTTTAGTCGAATGGATGATGCTTCTGCTAGAAGAATTGTTGACTTCATTACTGGGACTGTTTATGCACTAAGTGGAGAAATTCAACGAGTTGGTGATAAAATATTTTTAGCTACACCGCCAAAGTTTGTTACCAACGGCAAGATTAGCGATTTAGTTGATAAGAAAGATAATTTAAGCTGA
- the ftsZ gene encoding cell division protein FtsZ, which translates to MDFTFDSDDNKNAVIKVIGVGGAGGNAVNRMIDDGVQGVSFVAANTDVQALNSNKAENKIQLGPKLTRGLGAGSHPEVGQKAAEESEQTIEDALKGADMIFITAGMGGGTGTGAAPIVAKIARETGALTVGVVTRPFTFEGPKRSKNAASGIAELKQYVDTLVIIANNRLLEMVDKKTPMMDAFKEADNVLKQGVQGISDLITSTDYVNLDFADVKTVMANQGAALMGIGRANGENRTVEATKLAISSPLLEVSIDGAQQVLLNITGGPDLTLFEAQDASEIVSKAAGDDVNIIFGTSINPNLGDEVVVTVIATGINPDAEEEASKQLPGRSHQIKSQPVSAQVADDVQQDEVAHESQPNVQSEQPLNQSTVVQPAPKHKPMVDPTSVWGLDNDDNREPRRVSPTDFDKNDDINSFTTDDQNSISQIETNAQDDDVDDIPFFKHRGEN; encoded by the coding sequence ATGGATTTTACATTCGATTCAGATGACAATAAAAATGCTGTCATTAAAGTGATAGGTGTTGGTGGTGCTGGAGGAAATGCAGTTAATCGGATGATTGATGATGGCGTTCAAGGGGTTTCCTTCGTTGCAGCTAATACAGATGTACAGGCGCTTAATAGCAATAAAGCAGAAAATAAAATTCAATTAGGCCCAAAACTAACTAGAGGTTTAGGCGCAGGGTCTCATCCTGAAGTTGGACAAAAAGCTGCTGAAGAAAGTGAACAAACAATTGAAGATGCACTCAAAGGTGCAGATATGATTTTTATTACTGCTGGTATGGGCGGTGGAACTGGGACTGGTGCTGCACCAATTGTTGCTAAAATTGCTCGAGAAACTGGTGCTTTGACAGTTGGCGTTGTTACACGTCCATTTACTTTTGAGGGACCCAAGCGTTCAAAGAATGCTGCATCAGGGATTGCGGAATTAAAACAATATGTTGATACGCTAGTAATCATTGCTAATAATCGCTTGCTTGAAATGGTTGATAAAAAGACTCCTATGATGGATGCTTTTAAAGAAGCCGATAATGTTTTAAAACAAGGTGTGCAAGGAATTTCGGATTTAATTACGTCAACTGATTATGTTAACCTAGATTTTGCTGATGTTAAGACTGTGATGGCTAATCAAGGAGCTGCCTTAATGGGTATTGGTCGCGCTAATGGTGAGAACAGAACTGTTGAGGCAACCAAGCTAGCTATTTCTTCGCCATTACTTGAGGTTTCAATTGATGGTGCTCAGCAGGTGTTACTAAATATTACTGGTGGACCTGATTTAACTTTGTTTGAGGCTCAGGATGCTTCTGAAATAGTTTCTAAAGCTGCTGGTGACGATGTAAATATCATTTTTGGTACTTCAATTAATCCTAACTTAGGTGATGAAGTTGTCGTTACTGTAATTGCAACGGGGATAAATCCTGATGCTGAAGAAGAAGCGTCAAAGCAGTTACCAGGGCGTAGTCATCAAATTAAGTCACAGCCAGTATCAGCTCAAGTGGCTGATGATGTTCAGCAAGACGAAGTTGCACATGAATCACAACCGAATGTTCAATCAGAACAACCATTAAATCAATCAACTGTAGTTCAGCCAGCTCCTAAGCATAAGCCGATGGTTGATCCTACTAGTGTCTGGGGTCTGGATAATGATGATAACCGTGAACCTAGACGTGTTTCACCAACTGATTTTGACAAAAATGATGATATAAATTCATTTACTACTGATGATCAAAATAGTATTTCACAAATTGAGACTAATGCACAAGATGACGATGTAGATGATATTCCATTTTTTAAGCATCGCGGTGAAAATTAA
- the ftsA gene encoding cell division protein FtsA → MDNTNLLVGLDIGTTSVKAVVADSGKVIGAVAVPNKGMRHGNITDIDETASAIGQALKEISKKTNSNIYRVVTGIPVGMLQLETASDLINVSDVGQEVGDRDVRRLLQAAIKSASKSEREPIAFLTTRFLIDGKVEVDDPRKMIAHSLAVQGILLTAPAGPLHNIKKAIERAGYQNNFFVPIPLAIASVALDESERTFGSIILELGGGVATATVIHDGQIKYANIDLEGGSDISNDISSVLSTSKKDAEQIKLDYGYADPALASVKDKFAVNSVGADGQEMIDEVYLSKIINARLMQIIERIGKGLDKHDALKLPGGIVITGGNSLLQGIDDLVANSLNIKTRVYQPDQIGMRNPVYSAAYGIVNYAYNLSDIDFLAINAIYGKKITDQVQVAPAENNSKNLKRSTHVSETNTKEEYNRRQKAVQSRPKNSNKKSENGIKSFFKKFFD, encoded by the coding sequence TTGGATAACACGAATCTTCTAGTGGGCCTAGACATCGGTACTACTAGTGTAAAAGCCGTTGTAGCTGATTCTGGTAAGGTAATTGGAGCAGTGGCAGTGCCTAATAAAGGTATGCGACATGGCAATATTACTGATATTGATGAAACAGCAAGTGCAATTGGACAAGCTTTAAAAGAAATTTCGAAGAAGACCAACTCAAATATTTATCGGGTGGTTACTGGCATTCCAGTTGGAATGTTGCAGTTAGAAACAGCCAGCGATTTAATTAATGTAAGTGATGTTGGACAAGAAGTAGGTGATCGTGATGTTCGTCGGCTTTTGCAAGCAGCAATTAAATCTGCAAGTAAAAGTGAACGTGAACCAATTGCGTTCTTGACTACACGATTTTTAATTGATGGCAAAGTTGAAGTTGACGATCCACGAAAAATGATTGCGCACTCGCTTGCTGTTCAAGGGATACTATTAACCGCTCCAGCTGGCCCACTACATAATATTAAGAAGGCAATCGAACGGGCTGGTTATCAAAATAACTTCTTTGTGCCAATCCCGTTGGCAATTGCTAGTGTCGCACTTGATGAAAGTGAACGAACATTCGGCTCGATTATTCTAGAATTAGGTGGTGGGGTTGCGACGGCAACCGTTATCCATGATGGTCAGATTAAGTATGCGAATATTGATTTAGAAGGTGGTAGTGATATTAGTAATGATATCTCTAGCGTACTAAGTACTTCTAAAAAGGATGCGGAGCAGATCAAACTTGATTATGGCTATGCTGATCCGGCTTTGGCCTCGGTTAAAGATAAGTTTGCGGTCAATAGTGTTGGTGCAGATGGCCAGGAAATGATTGACGAAGTTTATCTTAGTAAAATAATTAATGCCCGGCTGATGCAAATTATTGAGCGAATTGGTAAGGGATTAGATAAGCATGATGCATTGAAACTACCTGGAGGAATTGTAATTACTGGTGGTAATAGCCTGTTACAAGGAATTGATGATTTAGTTGCCAATTCCTTAAACATAAAAACTCGTGTCTATCAGCCAGATCAGATTGGTATGCGTAATCCAGTATATTCGGCTGCATACGGTATTGTTAATTATGCATATAATTTATCTGATATTGATTTTTTAGCAATCAATGCAATTTATGGTAAGAAAATAACAGATCAAGTCCAAGTTGCACCAGCAGAAAATAATTCTAAAAATTTAAAAAGATCTACTCATGTTAGTGAAACCAATACAAAAGAAGAATATAATAGACGGCAGAAGGCTGTGCAAAGCAGGCCCAAAAATAGCAATAAAAAAAGTGAAAATGGCATAAAGAGCTTCTTTAAAAAGTTCTTTGATTAA
- a CDS encoding FtsQ-type POTRA domain-containing protein, with product MTKRRVTKIDPKEKLSRYLAHQTSQSKKQSTKHKASDSLAKLRNERRSAIVKRLGSIIIISLVMIIILGYYISPLAIIKQVKIQGVADLPANEIVQTSGIKAGDKVVNCLFNQKQLSNNLMDKYTEIQRVEVKADKLNRLTLAITEHPPIGYIKTGNKYRKILAHGKLGTKLLPWNKVNQDKPIFVGYNKQFSLKKDLQLFNSLPDEFRSQVKLLSGNTRRKSQVIFLMKDGNVVVGNIATLKDKIHYYNKIKTKTVKNSLIDLEVGAFTRPLTVKEKQNYGLT from the coding sequence ATGACGAAGAGACGGGTTACTAAAATAGATCCAAAAGAAAAACTGTCACGTTATTTAGCTCACCAAACTAGTCAAAGCAAAAAGCAGTCTACTAAACATAAGGCTTCAGATTCGCTTGCTAAGTTGCGTAACGAGCGACGTTCAGCAATTGTTAAACGTTTAGGATCGATTATTATTATTTCTTTGGTGATGATAATTATATTAGGATATTATATTTCACCGCTAGCTATAATTAAGCAAGTAAAAATCCAGGGAGTTGCCGATCTGCCAGCTAATGAAATTGTTCAAACTTCTGGAATTAAAGCAGGCGATAAAGTGGTCAATTGTTTGTTTAATCAAAAGCAGTTAAGCAATAATTTAATGGACAAATATACAGAGATTCAAAGGGTTGAAGTTAAAGCAGATAAGCTTAATCGTCTGACCTTAGCAATAACTGAACATCCTCCAATCGGCTATATTAAAACGGGTAATAAATACCGTAAAATTCTAGCACACGGCAAACTTGGTACCAAACTTTTACCTTGGAATAAGGTAAATCAAGACAAGCCAATCTTTGTTGGTTATAATAAGCAGTTTTCTTTAAAAAAAGATTTGCAGCTATTTAATAGTTTACCTGATGAATTTAGATCTCAGGTTAAACTATTAAGTGGTAATACTAGACGTAAATCACAAGTTATTTTTCTAATGAAAGATGGCAATGTTGTAGTTGGTAATATCGCAACATTAAAAGATAAAATACATTATTATAATAAAATTAAAACAAAAACCGTGAAAAATAGTTTGATTGATTTGGAAGTAGGGGCATTTACTCGCCCACTTACCGTTAAAGAAAAGCAAAATTATGGTTTAACGTAA
- the murG gene encoding undecaprenyldiphospho-muramoylpentapeptide beta-N-acetylglucosaminyltransferase produces MKVIFTGGGTGGHIYPIMAIIERLKQRELATNDEILFVGTKKGLEAKIVPSAGVNFETIEIQGFNRKHLLKNFATISLFIKATKRAKQILHDFKPDIVVGTGGYVSAAVVYEAAKMHIPTMIHESNSVVGLANKYLGHYVDKICYSFDDAAKQFSEKNKLVKTGNPRSQQVLALPEVKIDLHKQWQLNPKVPTVLIFGGSRGALAINRIVLQSIIKLSKKPYQIIWATGTYYYDEVKEKLAGVDYGDQLKVTPYIKDMPALLPEMTCVVSRSGATSIAEFTALGVPAILIPSPNVTHNHQMKNAIDLEKAGAALVIPEDDLNPNNFISSIDHILLDDKYAHDMRKASKSLGIPDASDQVIKVMQELVNK; encoded by the coding sequence ATGAAAGTTATTTTTACTGGCGGTGGCACAGGTGGCCATATTTATCCAATTATGGCGATTATCGAACGTTTAAAGCAGCGTGAATTAGCCACAAATGATGAAATCTTGTTTGTAGGTACTAAAAAAGGACTCGAAGCTAAGATTGTCCCTAGTGCAGGGGTTAATTTTGAAACAATTGAAATTCAAGGGTTTAATCGCAAGCATTTACTTAAAAATTTTGCTACTATTAGTTTATTCATCAAAGCAACTAAACGGGCAAAGCAAATTTTACATGACTTCAAGCCAGATATTGTAGTTGGGACTGGGGGATATGTCAGTGCTGCAGTTGTTTATGAAGCAGCTAAAATGCATATACCGACAATGATCCATGAATCTAACTCTGTAGTGGGATTGGCTAACAAATATTTAGGTCATTATGTAGACAAGATTTGTTATAGTTTTGATGATGCTGCCAAGCAATTTTCTGAAAAAAACAAGTTAGTTAAAACAGGTAATCCACGTTCCCAGCAAGTTCTAGCATTACCTGAAGTTAAAATTGATTTACATAAACAATGGCAACTTAATCCCAAGGTACCAACTGTGTTAATTTTTGGCGGTTCTCGTGGCGCGCTAGCAATCAATCGAATTGTGCTACAATCAATTATCAAGCTAAGTAAAAAGCCATATCAAATTATTTGGGCTACAGGAACTTACTATTATGACGAGGTCAAAGAAAAGCTGGCTGGAGTTGATTATGGTGATCAGTTAAAAGTTACTCCATATATTAAGGATATGCCTGCTTTATTGCCAGAGATGACCTGTGTTGTTTCGCGGTCTGGTGCAACGAGTATTGCAGAGTTTACGGCATTAGGAGTTCCAGCAATTTTAATTCCTAGTCCTAATGTTACGCATAATCATCAAATGAAAAATGCAATTGATTTAGAAAAAGCGGGGGCGGCTTTGGTAATACCTGAAGACGACCTGAATCCTAACAATTTTATTTCTTCAATTGATCATATTTTGCTTGATGATAAGTATGCTCATGATATGAGGAAAGCTTCAAAATCATTGGGGATACCTGATGCATCAGATCAAGTAATTAAAGTAATGCAAGAGTTGGTAAATAAATAG